TTTAAGTACACTTTTACATGTTTACTATTGTTTTTTGTATTGCTCACACTCTATTAAAATGGTCTGGTCCTCTAAAACGAACACATTCATGTCTATTTATGTTCTATTTTAACAAAATGCTCTCTAATACTAACACtttcaattctattttttatttaaataatactgTGGTCATCTATTATCACTTTACATTGTATTCTCTATTtaaccttaaaaaaattatatttcaaatactaactttgttttatataatctttactctaaaacatttatttaaattattctttAAACACTAACAATCCCTTTCTATAAATTGTTGAACTCTTTTTAAAAACGTGTTTTGGCACGAGGCCTGTTGTCTGTCAGTCCAGTCGACAGCTTAgaagtatacactgtaaaaaccaacagtcatctttttcaaatgaaatgagtgtagttaactcaaaactgactgaaagttaattctactcatttgaaaagagttttgaactcagtgttgaagctaatgagttaattaaatacctcattacttcaacttaaatggagtaagttcacagtactcataaagatttgtttttttaactcaaaaggtttgtagcaatcagtttcctcaaacagtgagttgccttaacttattaagttttacagtactcagttggtttgagttctcttcatttattgggatttaccgtgctcaaattgcttcttttactcaaatagattaagtttacggtactcattaggattagtttttgaacttaaataatttgttgaaatctgtttcctcaaacggtttgagttaccttaactttttgggttttacagtgtagtttttctTGTTTTCCACTAATTGCTGCAATTACCTCTTGTGAAACAGGGCATGGAGGGGGGGTTTCTCAGCGCTGTCTGTGCATAGGAAAACCTTATGAATCAGTCAACTCTAGATCCATTCAGGCAGTTGATCTGTTCCCACCAAGTCCATCCTGCTCAAACACAGAGATTATGTAAGCCTGCTTTCTGTTACATGCTAATATTGAATCATTATTCTGTCTAGAGATTGATTTTGTAATTTAGTGAACGATTGCACATCCAAATGAGTTTGCTTCTGCCTTTTCCCCCTTGCTGAACTTATAGATTGATGGTCGTCAAAGGAAGAGGAAAAGGAAGAGGAAAGGGAAACGGAAAGAGGTCAAAGGTGTGCTTGGATCCTAATGGGAAACAAGGACAGAGGCTACTGAAGGGCAGATGGTGAGATATGCCTTATTGCTGAATTTTCTGCCTGTATAAATATAACCTGTCTATGTATTGCGTTTTACAATATGACTAATGTTTTGTCATTGTGCTTTCATCCATAGGAGCAAAAACCAAAACCAAAGAAACAGAGGAAAAAAGGAGAAGAATAAGTTTGATAAAAGAGATGTCATGTGATTTTTCTCTCCTCCATGTGATGTCACAACATATGATCTCAAAGACATTAACACCTAGATGTGTTTCCCtttctttttgtgttttgtgatcTTTAAACATTTGTCTGATTCAACTGTTGTGATAtggtttatgtatatataatttgtctGACCTATTACCAACGAATGTTTTATGTCAGTAATCTTAATTAAGAACTAAAGCAGTGTCcacaattataaatttttttaccgTTTTTCATCAGTTAGTTTTTATAGAAACTATTATTCTAATGCTTGAAATGTGTGTATGCTGTGcccattaaaacaataaatatgtttttaaaaattctgcTGATTTAGTGTTTTGTTTACTTCTGAGTTTTAGTATTAATCGTTTACCacacgcattatgataaatctataaaaaaaatattaatctgtttttcttttcttaaaatgacttaacttaaagtgctgtaaaaaatggaaaaatttctttttttaaaggtagtttatgatatgttgccgtatgacaacaacgtccaacagtggatccaACTTagaaaattcatatttaaaactttctttataattaataattttgttgtttgaaatgatttaattggagTTGCTTTAACACAGAATATAAGctttattataagctttaacacagaacttataaatgacatcTTATACATGCTTTCCAACAACTAATATtacaacagctttcatttattccattcttttttgctgaatattattaaaaacaaacctaatattgtattatcatgtatacaacatacagtaaatataaataattttctccagtaaatattataacaaataaataacaagtctagtatatcgaGATGCATCAGAATactgtagctactagctaacaatatttatatattacactaTATACTATACACCTGTCATATCTGCCTCTTAGCTGACTTACCTGAACtttctctatcaaatgtccagtctgcatcattctcatggtcactaaaatccatctcatcctcacttttatctgcaggaagagccagttctgtccttttcttctttcacttaccagaACATgttggtgctcgctaatacactgttccatagaggtaaagttggttttatattcgcacattggttcatttagaagtctctatattgtttaccatgttactttgaatattcgatcggaattagcatgcaagtatgacttgaaaataacattaattaatggatTAAGCTGAAAAGCTTTTTTATTGAAGAAAGAATTAGAATTAGAAATCTTTATTGTGAAGTAATAGCAGACGGTAtgaaagatttcttaaaaatatttgtttttgctgtggGTACTCTGTATCGTCTACAAGAAGGAAGCTTTTTAAATTCATAACAAAGAGGATGGGTGGAGTCCTGAACTATCTGTGAGGCTTTCCATCTGGTCTGGTTTATGCACAGTTCCACAAGCTGCTACAGGGGGTCCATGGTGATCTTACTAGCCGTGTTAACTATCTTTGCAAGTTTATACTTGCTTGTAGCTCCAAGATTTCCGTACCAGCAAGAAATATTATAGGAGATAATACTTTCAACCAGACTGGTATAAACCTTCCTCAATAACCCTTACTAAGTTGGTGCCAGTAGTGTAGtggcatacacttagtgcaccacttagggggctaccacacaggttatgcatcttgtttatatacactatgaacagcagctatgctaattattttctttattctccatttccacctgggtatactcttcccgaggccctcagactatgcagagtcactgattcgatccaagaccaacgaagagatgatcccaaggtttccatatcctggaccaggccgaatcctgagcagctacttgatggtcatggaggagtggagaacataagactgattcctgtgacgctccagagacagccgagtcttcgctgaggccagcttccagccttcgccactgagactgcagctctgcacaagacgtttggccagcggagaaattaaaatggtcgtgcccaactgagcctggtttctctcaaggttttttttcttcacttccgccattagtgaagttttttttccctctccgctgtcgccactggcttgcatggttcgggatctgtagagctgcgcatcgttggatttgcccttcaatatttggactctcagtaatgattattaaaccacactgaactgagctcaactgaactgaactgaaacactacaaactgaactacactgttccaatttactgtgaccttttatgtgaagctgctttgacacaatctacattgtataagcgctatacaaataaaggtgaattgaattgaaagttagtgcgtcgacacatgcactcaggTGTTCAcgacgacccgagttcgattcctgtcTCGTGGTCCTACGCCGATCCGTCCCCTCTCTCTGTGcctcacactttcctgtcaat
This Danio aesculapii chromosome 5, fDanAes4.1, whole genome shotgun sequence DNA region includes the following protein-coding sequences:
- the cxcl20 gene encoding chemokine (C-X-C motif) ligand 20, whose amino-acid sequence is MKVSLCLINQRLLKKGNISPELPVSGIMNQVVLILLCVLLFGMSLAQSVGHGGGVSQRCLCIGKPYESVNSRSIQAVDLFPPSPSCSNTEIILMVVKGRGKGRGKGNGKRSKVCLDPNGKQGQRLLKGRWSKNQNQRNRGKKEKNKFDKRDVM